The window CAAAAATACCATCATAGTTCTGCACCCCACGATAAACCAATTTAGGTTCAATGCTGTTGATTAGCTTATCGGTAGTAAACTTATAGCCAGCGGCCAGAAAATAGATAGACCGATCAACAACGTTTCTAACCTGATCTCTTTTAAAAAACCTTTTCAGGTTGGGCAAAGCGCCCTGAATAGTTAATTTATCTGTACGGTATGCTACACCGAAATCGCCATCCAGATATAATTTACGGTCGTTAAAACTATTGAGTACATCATCGTCGAGATCTCCCTTTACCTTACCAAAATCTACCCACTCGTTCATAATCCCTGCCGACAAACCAAAATCGATAAATTCGCTGCCACCGTTTAAAGGTAAATGATATGCATAAGTTACCGTTGCCCTTGTGCGGTTAATGGCACCGGCACCTTCGTTATAAAAAAGCACCCCCAAGCCCACCTTATCATTTTGCAGACCGTAATCGCCGGTTAAATACTGAATGCGGGGGCCACCATCTACCCCCGTCCATTGGGTTTTGAGGGCAGCATTGAGGTTCAGTCCTTTCTCTACACCAGCCATTGCCGGATTGGCCAAAAACTGGTTCTGGTAATAAATGCTCCCCATGGGGTTGAGTTGGGCGAATGCCGGTATCGCAAATAAAAACAACAGCCCTGCTAAAATACTTTTCACTCTTCTCATGCTGTTACTTTTTATATAAAATAGATATAAACCCTTTAACTGTACCTTCGGCGCCTAAATCGAGTATGTAATAATAGGTATCTTCGGCAAGGGCCGATCCGTTTACATAGCCATCCCAGTTGTTCTTGTAATTTACTGCCGAATAAAGCATCCGCCCTCCCCTGTCGAAAATAGTGAGCTTATTGTTGGGGTATTTCTCCAGGCCTTTAATCACAAAAAAATCGTTCTTACCATCGCCGTTTGGCGTAAGGATATTATTTACAATGCTTACCTCCGCCTGGGTATTGATAATTAGAAAAGGCTGTAAAAACCCTTGTGTTAAACTGGTATTGGTAACCTGAAAAGATTGAACCAATACCATTTCGCCAATGCTGAAATCGTATAACTGGTTATTGATTTTACCATAACCGCTTGCCGAATTAAGCACATAAGGTAAGCTTTGCGCTTTAACCCCGCGACCAAAAAAGAGAAGCACCAGAAAAACAAACAGGCAATATGTTCTTTTCATCGTTCTTAATTTAAAGAGATCCAGGCCGAGCCATCGCTTTGGATGGTATATGCTTTTGCACCGCTAATGGTGGTAATAGTTGTATCGTCGTTCATGGTAATGGCATTGTTTAAGGTAACATTACCTGTTGACAAGGCTTTTACGATAACATAAATCCTGCCCTTGCAGGTTGATGCCCCGGGCAAATTTAAAGTAAGCGGAAGTCCGGTATTTTTTAGCCTCACGGTATAATGACTGGCATCAAGCGATAACGTTCCGCCTGTGGTATAGGTTAAAATACTTGCCGAAACCGAGCCATTTACGTTTAGCGTGCTGGCACTTGCCGGAGCATAGGTGGTTGATATAGCTGCATTACTGCCATTGAGGGTTAAAGTTCCGCCATCTGCAGTCATGCTACCCGCAATTAGCGGATAGATTGTATTGGTATTGGCAATGGCCAAGATGTTATTTACACTGGTACTGGCGCTGCCAGCGTTGCTACCAATAAAAATGTTTCCCGAACCATTGTTTTTTGATCCGGCAGCATAACCTACGGCCGTATTGTTATCGCCATTACTAGCCTCTAAAGCCAAACTACCAATAGCTGTATTGTTAATGCCGCTACCGTTAGCCATTAAGGTATGGGTACCAAATGCACTGTTGTTCGAGCCTACTGTACTTATACTTAAAGCCTGCGAACCAAAGCCACTGTTGTTGATACCACTGAAACTCCTTTGCAACACCAGATAACCAAAAGCACTGTTTTCGTAACCTGAAATGTTTAACGAAAGCGCCTCTTTACCAAATGCACTGTTGTAAAAGCCCGAAACATTGCTTGCAATGGTTTTATAGCCGTAAGCAACATTGCTTTCTGCCGAATTGCCCAAACGACCCGATTTTTGTCCGTTTACCAAAAAGTTAATGGCCACATCATCGGTATTACCTAAAAAATTATTGGTTTGATCTACATTCCCCGTATTCCCTTTTAATGCCCAGGCATTTGCATTGGCAAATAAAGTACGGCTAATTAATTCGGGTTTACCTGTAATGGCATTGGTAATGTATACTTTGTTAGCATCGGCAATACCAGCAGTGGTTAGTTTTGCAACGGTTACGGATGCATCGGTCAGTTTTGATGTGGTTACCGAACCATCTGCCAGCTGCAGAGTATTCACTGCTGCATCATCGATATTTACTGTTTTAACTTCTTTGTTGCCAATTTTTACGGAGGTAACCGCCGCATCGGCCAGTTTTGGTGTAGTAACTGAACCATCTGTCAGTTGCAGGGTATTCACTGCTGCATCATCAATATTGATATTTTTAACTTCTTTATTTCCGATTTTTACTGAAGTAACTGCCGCATCAGCTAGCTTTGGAGTAGTAACCGCACCATCTGTCAGTTGCAGGGTATTTACTGCTGCATCGCCAATATTGATATTCTTTACTTCTTTATTGCCAATTTTCACCGAAGTAACTGCTGCATCAGCCAGCTTGGGCGTGCTTATGGCTCCATCGGCTATTTTTAATGTGGTAACGGCAGCATCGGCCAGTTTAACGGTTGTTACTGCGCCGGCATTAATATCAATAACCACATCTTTCAGCAAGGCTGAAGTACCGTTGGCACTAACAGCTAAATCGGTAGAGGTTAAACTTTTGGCTCCAGCCAGTTGGGCAACATCTAATGTAACCGGTTTCCAGGCTGTTCCATCGAACAGTAAAACCTGGTTATTGGCTGGTATAGCTACACTTAATGTTTTCCCCTGTAAATTCGCAATAGTGGGATTGGGATAATTACCTGTTAAATCACCTCCTGCAACCCCGGTTGAAGGTCCAACCGGCCCTACCGGACCGACATCTCCTTTATCGCCCTTATCTCCTTTTACACCTTGTATGCCTTGAATTCCAGCGGGGCCTGTAACGCCGGGATCTCCTTTAGCACCAGTTGCTCCCTGTGCACCGGTAGCACCGGTTAAACCAATCGGCCCTTGAGCTCCTGTTGCCCCTGCAACACCTGCCGGCCCCTGAGGTCCGGCAACTCCTGCTACACCTTGCGTACCTGCAGGCCCTGTTGCCCCGGTATCGCCTTTTGGTCCAGCAGGGCCATTAGCTGCATACAATGCATATGGAACACTCAATAACTGAGCTGTTCCGGCTAAACTAAAGTTGGTTCCATTATCGGGATCGATTTCTACTTTTACAAATTTTAATCCGCTAGCCCAGGTTACCCCGACCAGAGTACCGCTTACCGAAGTTGCCCCGCTCGAGCCAATTGCTACTGCATAAAGCCCGTAAGCATTGGTTACCACATTTCTGACTTCGCTGTACTGCGCAGTTCCGGTTGATGATCCATCCAGTATACTGATTCGCAGCGATATGCTCTTGTTTGCCAGTGGTGTACCATTAGCATTCCTTGCTGCTCCCTGATAGTTAAATTGCTGTGGCGCCTGCGCCTTAACAGCCAGTGCCAGGCCGAAGCTCAGCAATGCGATAAGTAAAAGTTTTTTCATGAACCGGGATGAGATCTAAATTGCAAGGCTTCAAACAAAAAATAAGGGCCTTACGTTCAAATCTACTAATTAGTATATCCCGTTATGTCTACTTTACACAAAAGACTATTCACCAAGACAACGCAACACTCAAAATACTGACAATCAACACGATAATCAGTATCTTATTTTGCATTTTTACACCAACACCCTATTTTTGGGATATTTTCGTTCTGAAAACAGAAGAAAAAACACTTCAAATACTGCATTCAGGCTATATTTACCGACAATAAGCGTTACATCAACTGTTAAGTTTCTGAAGGAAAAGATATTCCCTTAATGTTGCGATACAAATCAACCGCGTATAAATCGGTCATTCCCGACACAAAATCCAGCACACTCTGAATAATAGAATAGATATCGGTTAAATCGGTATGATATTGTTTGGGAATAAGCTTAACCAATTTTTTATAGTAGTGGGTATTGTTGTGGATCAATGCCGGAACAAACTCTTCCAATAAACCAGCCATAATTTTATAACCAGCTACTTCTTTCTGAATCACTGACGAGAAATTATAGATACGCTCTACAGATATTTTTTCGACTGCTTTCCAGGCCGACAAATAAGGTTCGGGGATCATATCGGTTAAACTCTGGTTCAGTTCGCCACGCAATAGCCTTTCTTGCTCGTTAAAAAAGATACCTGCACATAAATTGGTTAATGTATTAATGGCTTTTGCTCTTAGCAAACCAATTTTTGCATCATCATCTTCATAATCATGTTTCAACCGGTCTTCGATGGTTTTAGAATTTGCAAAAGGCAACAGGTAATTTTTTACTTCCTCGTACGAAAGGATTTTTAAACGGTGGGCATCTTCCAGATCGATAATACTGTAACAAATATCATCAGCAGCCTCAACGAGATAAACCAATGGATGGCGTTTGTAAATGAGGTATTCGCTTTGTTCCTGCTCTAGCTTAAGCTCGGCAGCAATCTTTTTAAAACTATCTTCTTCTGATTGAAAGAAACCATATTTTTTACGGTGCAACAATCCTTTCTGCTTGCCTGCAATAGAGGCACACGGATATTTGGCTATTGAAGCTAAGGTAGAATAGGTTAATGCATAAGCATCGTTACCCTTGCCTTTTAACGGATGGGTAAGAATGCGGATGGCATTGGCATTTCCTTCAAAATTAATTAAATCGTGCCATTGTGCCTCGCTCATTTCTTTCTGGTAAACTTTACCGTCACCATCGGTAAAATAGCGCGAAATTGCAGCTTCGCCCGAGTGACCAAAAGCAGGATTGCCTAAATCGTGGGCCAATGCAGCAGCGGCCACAATATTACCTACTTCGTTAATTAAAGGAACTTCTTTAATCAGGGCAGGGTTATGCTCCTCAACACTTTTAAGAAAAATATTGGCCATGGAGCGGGCAACACTCGCTACTTCTAAACTATGGGTTAGGCGGTTGTGCACAAAAACACTCCCTGGCAATGGAAAAACCTGGGTTTTATTTTGCAATCTTCTAAAGGGAGACGAAAAAATCAGGCGGTCGTAATCGCGCTGAAAATCTGAACGGGCTCTGTCGGTGCTGGCACCGTATTGTTCTTGTCCAAACCTTTTATTCGAAAGTAAATATTTCCACTCCATTGCTCAGTTTAATTTTGGGCGAAGTTAAGGATTAGCGGGATTTAATAAAACCTGAGGACAAACTTTCTAAACCGGTTTATATTGGGAGTATAAGCTCTCCTACTGTTCTTCGTAATGATAAGTCAATCCGCCATCAACAAAATAAGTTGAGCCCGTAACATACCGGGCATCATCAGAAGCCAGAAAAGCCACAATGCCTGCAACATCTTCGGGCGTACCCAGCTTTTTCATCGGAATATTGTCCAATAACTTTGCTAACTTCTCCTTATCGTTTAAAAGCGATTTATTGATGGGTGTAGCGATAGCACCCGGTGCCACATTATTTACCCTGATATTGAAAGGAGCCAGCTCTGTTGCAAGGTTACGGGTTAACATTTTTAAGGCACCTTTACTGGCACAATAAGGTGCAAAATGCGGAAAAACGATTTCTTCGTGCACCGAACTCATATTTACAACTACTCCAGCAATCTTGTTGGCTATACAGTGTCTAACGAAAGCCTGGGTACCAAAAAACAGTCCTTTTAAATTGGTGTCCATTACCAGATCAAAATCGGCCTCTGTTACCTCCCAAAAGTTATGGTTCTTTTCAACACCCGCATTGTTTACCAAAATATCCAATTTGCCGTATGCTTTTATGGCATTGGCAACTAAACTGGTTACACTTTCTACCTGACTAATATCTGCTTCTAAAAAAACAGCTCGTCTACCCAGGGCTTTAATTTCGGCAATTAGTTTTTCGCCACGTTCATCCAGCTTTCTTCCGTTTAAAATAATATCGGCACCTTCGGCTGCTAAACGTAAGGCGCATGCAGCACCAATTCCCTGACTGCTACCTGTAACTAAAGCTACTTTATTCTTAAATCTTTCCATTATCTGATCATTAACTGATTATAAAAGTGCCACTAAAGCCGTCCACCCGGTTTGATGACTTGCACCTAAACCTTTTCCATTATCGCCGTTAAAATATTCGTAAAACAGCATATAATCCTTAAAGTGTTCATCGTGGTTAAACTTTGCGCACCCACCAAAAACAGCTCTTTCTCCCTTTTCGTTTTTTAAAAAGATATTTTTTAACCGTTTACCCAATAAATCGGCTATTTCAGCAAGCGAATAATAGGTATTGCTACCTGTTGGATATTCTACCCTAAAATCGTCGGTGTAATATTCGTGAAAATGCTTCAGTGCATCAATCAACAGGTAATTAATGGGAAACCAAATGGGGCCTCTCCAGTTGCTGTTACCGCCAAACATACCCGTATCGCTTTCTGCCGGAATATATTTAACAGAATAATCGTTACCATTTAACCAATAACTGTATGGCTCAGTTTCATATTTCTTCGAAATAGAACGGATACCGAACTCTGAGAGGAACTCAGTAGTATCGAGCATACGGCGCAATAACATTTTCATGCGGTGGCCGCGCAACAGCGAAAATAAATGTTTATCGTTACCGCTTTTATCTTCCCAATGGCTCACCAGCTGTACCAAATCGGGTCGTTGAAGCATAAAAGATGCTAGCCGATTTTTAAGTTTAGGTAAATCTTTCCAATCCTGATCGCTAAAAACAATGACAGCAAACATCGGAATCAAGCCTACCAGGGTTCTGAGCCTTAGCCTATCCCAACCACCATCGGGTTTGCGGAGTAAATCGTAATAAAAACCGTCCTGGTCATCCCATAAACCGGTATGGTACTCGCCCATGTTATCAATAGAACCTGCAATAAACAAAAAGTGTTCTGAAAACTTAATGGCCATATCTTCATAAACCGGATTGTGCAGCGCGAGTTCGATACTAATCTGCAGCATATTTAAAGCGTACATTGCCATCCAGCTGGTACCATCGGCTTGCTCTAAAAAGCCACCACCTGGCACCGGCTCGCTCCTGTTAAACACCCCTATGTTATCTAAACCAAGAAAACCGCCTTCAAAAATATTATTACCCTCGCTATCCTTTTGATTTACCCACCAGGTAAAATTAAGCAGCAGCTTCTGAAAAACTTCTTCCAGGAATTTCAGATCACCCTTTCCTTTATTTTTTTTATCCATAATGTAGACCTTGTAAGTGGCCATGGCATGTACCGGCGGATTGGTATCGGTAAAATCCCACTCGTAAGCAGGCAACTGCCCGTTGGGGTGAATATAATTATTGCTAACCAGTAACTTCAGCTGCTGTTTGGCAAAATCAGGATCGATGGGTGCCAGCGCAATACAATGAAAGGCAAGGTCCCAGGCGGCAAACCAGGGATACTCCCACTTATCGGGCATCAGAATAATATCGGCTGCCATAAAATGGCTCCAATGAAAGTTACGTCCGCAAGCCCGCTTTACAGCTGGTTTTGGTAAACCTGTATCGCCCTTTAGCCAAACATTTACATCATAGTTGTAGTATTGCTTGTTCCAAAGTAAGCCCGCCCAGGCCTGGCGTTGCAGCTGTTGCTCCTCTTCACTGCTATTGGCCTTGTATTTATTGGCATAAAACTCATCTGCTTCTTTTTTCCGCAAATCAAAAATCGCATCAAAATTTTCGAAAGGTTTTTCGATTGGTTTAATGGACAGCCTAAGCTTAAAACTCAGACTTTGTTTTGCGGGTACAAGTTTATGGTAATGTACCGCTACCTTAGTTCCGCTCTTAGCCGGATTTACTTCGTTTTCTTTGCCGTTAACAACGTAATTATTAATGCCATCCTTTACATAAGGCGAAACATTGGCCGATTGATACAAACGCTCATTGTTGCTTTCGTTATTGGTAAATAAAAAATCAGGATCACCATCTGCATAGGCGTACATTTTGCCCTGCTTTTCTGAATGGAAAAGTAACTCGTTTTCGCCTAGATAATTTATAGCGGGTTTGGCAGCGCTCCCCTCCCAACTCCAGTTGTTGCGGTACCACAACTGAGGTAACAAATGAATTTCTGCATCTTCGTTACCGCGATTACTAACGGAATAATGTACTAAAATATCGTCTTCTTCATTTTTGGCGTAAGTGATAAACACATCAAAATATTTATCCTGATCAAAAATTCCGGTATCTATGAGTTCAAATTCTGGGTCTTGCCTTGTTCCCCTGGCATTTTCGGTTAACAGTTGCGTATATGGAAAAGCTGATTGTGGGTATTTATACAACATTTGCATGTAGGTATGCGCTGGTGTATTATCCAGATAGTAATAAATTTCCTTTACATCTTCTCCGTGGTTACCTTCTCCATTGTTTAACCCGAAAAGACGTTCTTTTAAAATGGCATCCTTACCGTTCCAAAGTGCAAGCCCCAAACATAACAATTGCTGATCGTCGCTAAAACCTGCCAACCCCTCTTCTCCCCATCTAAAAGCCTTGCTTCTGGCACTATCGTGTGTAGTATAGCTCCAGGCATCGCCATTATTACTGTAATCTTCGCGTATGGTTCCCCATTGCCTTTCTGATACATACGGTCCCCATTTGAGCCAGTTTGCACGGCTTTGGTACTGTGCGTCAATTCTACTTTGTTCGGCATTTTCCATAAGGAATGTTTAAGATTTTTAGGCCTAAATTAATATGTACGTTAAATATCAAATATTTAATGCATTAAATACTAAAAGTTATGTCAGGAAAACGCCAACAAAAATCAAACCTTTTAATTAATGAAACGTTCTATATACAAATATTCAATGGCAGGATTATGAAAACGAGTATCTATAATAAAGCAGAGCATTTGGAAGGTTATATAGGTAAGGAAGGCAACAGTGAAGAAAAATCGGAAGTGCAAAAAGCTTATGAAGCCGGCAATAAGGGCAATGAAGTAACTAGTTTTGGTAAAGAAACCATAGCGCGGTACAATGCAGAAACCATGCACCTTGATAAAACAATGCCCAGGGATGGGTTCGACAATACGGGTACGCAGGGCGCCGATTCATTGAGCGACGATGCTTACAACAGCCCGGATAAGCACCCCACAGTAAAAAGTGCCGAAAGCCATACCGGCAGCTCATCTGAAGATTTTAAAACTAAACCGGGCATTAATGAGGTCGATGAGGATCATGCGCTAGATACCGGAATATAAAAAATAAAGCTATGGGACTACTAAAATACGCCATACTGGGTACAGCAGCTGTATACGGGTTAAAATATCTGACTAAGAAAAGGAGCGCTGATGGCAAATCTTTGGCAGATGATATTAAAACGAAAGCCAGCATATACCTCAACCAAGCGAGTAATTTCGGTGAAAGAGTAAGGCACGACTACAGGCAAACCAGCGATCTATACTGACAGGATTTGAAAGTTTACAGACACAAAAAATTGATATATATCAAGATATTTATCAATGAGAACTTGTAAATTGATGAGATGTTTGTGAAATTTGCGCTGCTGTAGGATTCGCGACAAAGATTAACTAAAAAGATCATTAACAACTAAAATTTAAGGGCATTTTGCTACTTGATTAACGCAATTCAGTTGTGGAATTCTACTTAATTTCCATCTACCGGAAAAGCATTAAAAATTTAAAAGGGATTATTCTTTACGGATATTCCCTTTTTAATTCGGGATAGTACAAATGTTATATTATAACGGTTAACAAGCCATTTGCTATCTTACACCTTTGCTCTGGTTGTTTCGGGGATTGCTATCTACATCATTTTTATCAGATCCGTTTCTTTCTCTATGCTGAGGCGGGTTTTCCATCCTGCTTTTTTCGAGCTCAGAAAAATCACCATCTTTTTGATTAGCCACTTCGCCATGCGATGGCTGTTTTTTATTTGCTGTTTCATCTGGGTTGGCAAAATCCTGCCCAATTACCGACGGGTCGTTTTCTGTTTTTACTTGCTTTTTCATATCAGTAAAA is drawn from Pedobacter sp. HDW13 and contains these coding sequences:
- a CDS encoding PorP/SprF family type IX secretion system membrane protein; this translates as MRRVKSILAGLLFLFAIPAFAQLNPMGSIYYQNQFLANPAMAGVEKGLNLNAALKTQWTGVDGGPRIQYLTGDYGLQNDKVGLGVLFYNEGAGAINRTRATVTYAYHLPLNGGSEFIDFGLSAGIMNEWVDFGKVKGDLDDDVLNSFNDRKLYLDGDFGVAYRTDKLTIQGALPNLKRFFKRDQVRNVVDRSIYFLAAGYKFTTDKLINSIEPKLVYRGVQNYDGIFDAGVNLQFLDQKLMLNGIYHSTNSFTGGFGANYKNQFSILFQYTTNTSKMQNYSNGEFEVGLKYSLKN
- a CDS encoding gliding motility-associated C-terminal domain-containing protein, which encodes MKRTYCLFVFLVLLFFGRGVKAQSLPYVLNSASGYGKINNQLYDFSIGEMVLVQSFQVTNTSLTQGFLQPFLIINTQAEVSIVNNILTPNGDGKNDFFVIKGLEKYPNNKLTIFDRGGRMLYSAVNYKNNWDGYVNGSALAEDTYYYILDLGAEGTVKGFISILYKK
- the dgt gene encoding dGTP triphosphohydrolase, which codes for MEWKYLLSNKRFGQEQYGASTDRARSDFQRDYDRLIFSSPFRRLQNKTQVFPLPGSVFVHNRLTHSLEVASVARSMANIFLKSVEEHNPALIKEVPLINEVGNIVAAAALAHDLGNPAFGHSGEAAISRYFTDGDGKVYQKEMSEAQWHDLINFEGNANAIRILTHPLKGKGNDAYALTYSTLASIAKYPCASIAGKQKGLLHRKKYGFFQSEEDSFKKIAAELKLEQEQSEYLIYKRHPLVYLVEAADDICYSIIDLEDAHRLKILSYEEVKNYLLPFANSKTIEDRLKHDYEDDDAKIGLLRAKAINTLTNLCAGIFFNEQERLLRGELNQSLTDMIPEPYLSAWKAVEKISVERIYNFSSVIQKEVAGYKIMAGLLEEFVPALIHNNTHYYKKLVKLIPKQYHTDLTDIYSIIQSVLDFVSGMTDLYAVDLYRNIKGISFPSET
- a CDS encoding SDR family NAD(P)-dependent oxidoreductase; the protein is MERFKNKVALVTGSSQGIGAACALRLAAEGADIILNGRKLDERGEKLIAEIKALGRRAVFLEADISQVESVTSLVANAIKAYGKLDILVNNAGVEKNHNFWEVTEADFDLVMDTNLKGLFFGTQAFVRHCIANKIAGVVVNMSSVHEEIVFPHFAPYCASKGALKMLTRNLATELAPFNIRVNNVAPGAIATPINKSLLNDKEKLAKLLDNIPMKKLGTPEDVAGIVAFLASDDARYVTGSTYFVDGGLTYHYEEQ
- a CDS encoding glucosidase, producing MENAEQSRIDAQYQSRANWLKWGPYVSERQWGTIREDYSNNGDAWSYTTHDSARSKAFRWGEEGLAGFSDDQQLLCLGLALWNGKDAILKERLFGLNNGEGNHGEDVKEIYYYLDNTPAHTYMQMLYKYPQSAFPYTQLLTENARGTRQDPEFELIDTGIFDQDKYFDVFITYAKNEEDDILVHYSVSNRGNEDAEIHLLPQLWYRNNWSWEGSAAKPAINYLGENELLFHSEKQGKMYAYADGDPDFLFTNNESNNERLYQSANVSPYVKDGINNYVVNGKENEVNPAKSGTKVAVHYHKLVPAKQSLSFKLRLSIKPIEKPFENFDAIFDLRKKEADEFYANKYKANSSEEEQQLQRQAWAGLLWNKQYYNYDVNVWLKGDTGLPKPAVKRACGRNFHWSHFMAADIILMPDKWEYPWFAAWDLAFHCIALAPIDPDFAKQQLKLLVSNNYIHPNGQLPAYEWDFTDTNPPVHAMATYKVYIMDKKNKGKGDLKFLEEVFQKLLLNFTWWVNQKDSEGNNIFEGGFLGLDNIGVFNRSEPVPGGGFLEQADGTSWMAMYALNMLQISIELALHNPVYEDMAIKFSEHFLFIAGSIDNMGEYHTGLWDDQDGFYYDLLRKPDGGWDRLRLRTLVGLIPMFAVIVFSDQDWKDLPKLKNRLASFMLQRPDLVQLVSHWEDKSGNDKHLFSLLRGHRMKMLLRRMLDTTEFLSEFGIRSISKKYETEPYSYWLNGNDYSVKYIPAESDTGMFGGNSNWRGPIWFPINYLLIDALKHFHEYYTDDFRVEYPTGSNTYYSLAEIADLLGKRLKNIFLKNEKGERAVFGGCAKFNHDEHFKDYMLFYEYFNGDNGKGLGASHQTGWTALVALL
- a CDS encoding YtxH domain-containing protein, which gives rise to MGLLKYAILGTAAVYGLKYLTKKRSADGKSLADDIKTKASIYLNQASNFGERVRHDYRQTSDLY